The proteins below are encoded in one region of Saccopteryx leptura isolate mSacLep1 chromosome 1, mSacLep1_pri_phased_curated, whole genome shotgun sequence:
- the LOC136388133 gene encoding uncharacterized protein, with product MSGCCDVRGGAQVGFPREDAGRRTWPKNQPAGGKSLWAEEVLSKQRNAAWSPGDGGGEEGGGGAAVAARLPASPPASPGEPSPPLSARAAAAPGKWEEAALRGCFPVHFCRPGWGRKVPTPLPRVDAAHASLSVTHVRSVTAGLGVQAGRGVRKCTERSEPTRQLGGTRSKRAAAAPPSRSLIPERSWRTRTGLHRSRSRAAETPLQVWGVTIRGGEYTRTVDLANTPLHLPQGPNQG from the exons ATGTCAGGCTGCTGTGACGTGAGAGGCGGGGCTCAGGTGGGGTTCCCGCGGGAGGACGCGGGCCGCCGGACTTGGCCCAAG AACCAACCCGCGGGGGGGAAAAGCCTCTGGGCGGAGGAGGTGCTTTCAAAACAAAGAAATGCGGCGTGGAGCCCAGGGGACGGGGGTGGAGAGGAAGGCGGAGGAGGTGCAGCTGTAGCCGCCCGGCTGCCCGCTTCCCCTCCAGCTAGTCCGGGGGAACCCTCCCCCCCACTCTCAGCCCGGGCTGCAGCGGCGCCGGGGAAGTGGGAGGAGGCTGCGCTCAGAGGCTGTTTTCCAGTTCACTTTTGCAGACCCGGGTGGGGAAGGAAAGTGCCCACTCCGCTACCCCGCGTGGATGCAGCGCACGCATCCTTGAGTGTGACTCACGTTCGCTCCGTCACGGCTGGGCTTGGGGTTCAAGCCGGCCGAGGTGTCCGAAAATGCACAGAGCGCTCGGAACCTACTCGGCAGCTGGGCGGCACGCGTTCCAAGCGGGCCGCGGCCGCCCCGCCCTCGCGCTCCCTCATCCCAGAGCGGAGCTGGAGAACTAGAACCGGTCTTCATCGCTCCCGCAGCCGCGCCGCCGAGACCCCGCTCCAGGTCTGGGGTGTTACCATTCGCGGTGGAGAGTACACCCGGACAGTGGATTTAGCAAACACACCTTT GCACCTACCCCAGGGACCAAATCAGGGCTAA